From Zonotrichia leucophrys gambelii isolate GWCS_2022_RI unplaced genomic scaffold, RI_Zleu_2.0 Scaffold_460_40487, whole genome shotgun sequence, the proteins below share one genomic window:
- the B9D2 gene encoding B9 domain-containing protein 2 gives MHLATKGLQGWPKLLLEVWHVDAWGRRGLAGYGVCHVPSAPGCHRVTVVTWRPRGTRRQRLLGTGGPELRVPEVAATGAGDRFRLRTESAGTVTLRLGVVARNMGRYGVAL, from the coding sequence ggtggccGAAGCTGCTGCTCGAGGTGTGGCACGTGGACGCGTGGGGCCGCCGCGGCCTGGCGGGGTACGGCGTGTGCCACGTGCCCAGCGCGCCCGGCTGCCACCGCGTCACCGTGGTCACCTGGCGCCCGCGGGGGACGCGGCGGCAGCGGCTGCTGGGGACGGGGGGGCCCGAGCTGCGCGTGCCCGAGGTGGCGGCCACCGGGGCGGGGGACAGGTTCCGGCTGCGCACCGAGAGCGCGGGCACGGTGACGCTGCGGCTGGGCGTGGTGGCACGGAACATGGGGAGATACGGGGTGGCACTGTGA